The following are encoded in a window of Parambassis ranga chromosome 15, fParRan2.1, whole genome shotgun sequence genomic DNA:
- the zswim8 gene encoding zinc finger SWIM domain-containing protein 8 isoform X5: MGDCKGRGSGHSSQQEIAVRPKETILTKRKGLSVTAGGGMLVRLGGSISLSLEEAGKCMYKGPGSSSGGKLKLTQGGGKGASVGGSGCSGGLGSSKHASVKRRTSSEDSSLEPDLAELSLDDGCSLALGAEASNTFEFLPPPPEMLPTPSPLLRDPRKYSSNAGGSKMFDTKRVSHTSAALSSTDPAPPFFSPKVVLMDSAEKEAEVVIEPAKNRDEDVGSGSSNQPFAPTMMARSNSTQKSSKSSRGCREAASAVAAAGSRPSDVGGAVNEGAETAGEPAEGEAVGEDDYQAYYLSAASEEGADRQLVDNHLEEEPDIFAGIKPLEQEGRMEVLFACAEALHAHGYSNEACRLAVELARDLLANPPDLKVEQPQTKGKKSKVSTTRQTQVATNMLSKAAFLLTVLSERLELHNLAFSTGMFSLELQRPPASTKALEVKLAYQESEVVALLKKIPLGLLEMSAIRERAEQLRDGNFCDYRPVLPLMLASFIFDVLCTPVCAVVSPTGSRPPSRNRNNEMPGDEELGFEAAVAALGMKTTVSEAEHPLLCEGTRRVKGDLALALMITYKDDQSKLKKILDKLLDRESQTHKPQTLSSFYSSKPAAGSQRSPSKHTAASQSGAGVATGGVSKNAPSSSSVNTLAESSSSSSSAVVLPGEEVAPQAELNPVQNSTAGESAAETREHVSDGPQSVSDQHNEMGPFKLEATVPSRLALGARCGYSQRCWGSPVRQKKKHTGMASIDSSAPETTSDSSPTLSRRPLRGGWAAASWGRGQDSDSISSSSSDSLGSSSSSGSRRAGGGARAKSTDTSRYKGRRPECHAPHVPNQPSEAAAHFYFELAKTVLIKAGGNSSTSIFTQPSASGGHQGPHRNLHLCAFEIGLYALGLHNFVSPNWLSRTYSSHVSWITGQAMEIGSAALNILVECWDGHLTPPEVASLADRASRARDPNMVRAAAELALSCLPHAHALNPNEIQRALVQCKEQDNVMLEKACMAVEEAAKGGGVYPEVLFEVAHQWYWLYEQSVGGALGQQRETSGRCGANGGSGRRPPESSCGVLDTGVTTESSGMAAVTASVTATAVVPVISVGSTLYQSHAIPGQAIAHPHSQGLHPYTTIQAHLPTVCTPQYLGHPLQHVPRPTVFPVSGAAYPQAMHPAFIGAQYPFTVGTGPQPPMAATAVTFPGVPVPSMSQIAVHPYHTETGLPLSTTVTGQDHTSITHTVHFLYMVLISVMYVTVGSSHSGPTIQAIQGASLPSLSSQPPSLVSTPFSAEDEQHSQPISQQGLHYLHSAYRVGMLALEMLGRRAHNDHPNNFSRSPPYTEDVKWLLGLAARLGVNYVYQFCVGAAKGVLSPFVLQEIIMEALQRLNPAHIHAHLRTPAFHQLVQRCQQAYLQYIHHRLIHLTPADYDDFVNIIRSARGAFCLTPVGMMQFNDVLQNLKRGKQTKELWQRISLEMATFSP, encoded by the exons ATGGGAGACTGtaaaggaagaggaagtggtCACTCGTCACAACAAGAAATAGCAGTTCGACCGAAGGAGACCATTTTGACGAAGAGGAAGGGTCTATCAGTAACTGCAGGCGGAGGGATGTTGGTACGTCTGGGAGGAAGTATCTCTCTGTCCCTGGAAGAAGCAGGGAAGTGCATGTACAAAGGCCCAGGGTCCTCCTCTGGTGGGAAGCTAAAACTGACTCAAGGAGGTGGGAAGGGGGCATCCGTAGGTGGATCTGGTTGTAGTGGAGGCTTAGGAAGCAGTAAGCATGCTAGTGTCAAGCGGAGGACCAGCAGTGAGGACAGCTCCTTGGAGCCCGACCTGGCTGAGCTCAGCCTGGATGATGGCTGTAGTCTAGCTCTGGGGGCTGAGGCTAGCAACACTTTTGAGTTCCTTCCCCCACCCCCAGAGATGTTACCAACTCCAAGCCCACTGCTTCGAGACCCACGCAAGTACAGCAGTAACGCTGGAGGGAGCAAAATGTTTGACACAAAGCGTGTCAGTCACACCTCAGCTGCACTGTCTTCTACAGATCCTGCTCCACCATTCTTCTCTCCAAAAGTGGTTCTTATGGATTCTgcagaaaaagaagcagaggtGGTAATAGAGCCTGCTAagaacagagatgaagatgtAGGCTCAGGTAGCAGCAACCAGCCTTTTGCCCCCACAATGATGGCAAGATCAAACAGCACTCAAAAATCTTCTAAGTCATCACGGGGCTGCAGAGAGGCAGCATCTGCAGTAGCTGCAGCAGGGAGTAGGCCATCTGATGTAGGTGGAGCTGTTAATGAAggagcagaaacagcaggtgaacCTGCTGAAGGAGAAGCTGTAGGTGAAGATGACTATCAGGCATACTACCTGAGTGCTGCCTCAGAGgaaggagctgacagacagctggttGACAACCACTTGGAGGAGGAGCCAGACATTTTTGCTGGGATCAAACCGCTTGAACAGGAAGGACGCATGGAG GTGCTGTTTGCATGTGCTGAAGCCCTTCATGCCCATGGCTACAGCAATGAGGCATGCCGGCTGGCAGTGGAGCTGGCTAGAGACCTGTTGGCCAACCCTCCTGACCTAAAAGTGGAACAGCCACAGACAAAG gGTAAGAAAAGCAAGGTGTCGACCACCCGTCAAACACAGGTCGCCACTAACATGTTGTCCAAAGCTGCCTTCCTCCTCACTGTTCTCAGTGAGCGTCTTGAGCTTCACAACCTGGCCTTTAGCACTGGCATGTTCTCCCTGGAACTCCAGAGACCACCGGCATCTACCAAAGCTCTGGAG GTGAAGCTGGCTTACCAGGAGTCAGAAGTAGTGGCTCTGTTAAAGAAGATTCCTCTGGGACTGTTGGAGATGTCAGCCATCAGAGAGCGGGCCGAGCAGCTCAGGGATGGAAACTTCtgtgactacagacctgtgctACCTCTCATGTTGGCCAGCTTCATCTTTGATGTGCTGTGTACCCCAG TTTGTGCAGTTGTGTCCCCAACGGGTTCCCGACCACCCAGCCGCAACCGTAACAACGAGATGCCTGGGGATGAGGAGCTGGGGTTtgaagctgctgttgctgcactCG GTATGAAGACAACAGTCAGTGAGGCAGAGCATCCTTTGCTATGTGAGGGAACCAGACGGGTAAAGGGGGACCTGGCTCTGGCTCTCATGATCACCTATAAGGATGACCAAAGCAAGCTCAAGAAG ATACTGGATAAATTGTTGGACAGGGAGAGTCAGACTCATAAGCCCCAAACTCTGAGCTCCTTCTACTCAAGCAAGCCAGCTGCTGGCAGTCAGCGCAGCCCATCCAAACACACTGCTGCCAGCCAAAGTGGGGCGGGTGTGGCCACAGGTGGTGTCTCCAAAAATGccccttcatcttcctctgtaAATACCTTGGCAGAGTCATCATCTagctcttcctctgctgtggtACTTCCTGGGGAGGAGGTGGCTCCTCAGGCTGAACTGAACCCAGTACAGAACAGTACAGCAGGAGAGAGTGCTGCTGAGACCAGGGAGCATG TTTCAGATGGGCCTCAGTCAGTAAGTGACCAACATAATGAAATGGGTCCATTTAAGTTGGAGGCCACAGTGCCCAGCCGGCTGGCACTGGGGGCGCGCTGTGGATACAGCCAACGCTGCTGGGGCTCACCTGTCCGCCAAAAGAAGAAACACACTG GCATGGCAAGTATTGATAGCAGTGCACCAGAGACGACCTCAGACAGTTCCCCTACCCTCAGCCGCCGGCCACTCCGGGGAGGATGGGCAGCTGCATCTTGGGGACGGGGTCAGGACAGTGACAGCATCAGTAGTTCATCATCTGATTCACTgggctcttcctcctccagtggCTCTCGCAGGGCGGGGGGTGGGGCCAGGGCCAAGAGCACTGATACCAGCAG GTACAAAGGACGGCGCCCAGAGTGCCATGCTCCCCACGTGCCCAACCAGCcatcagaggcagcagcacatttttattttgagttgGCCAAGACAGTCTTGATCAAAGCTGGAGGAAATTCCTCTACCTCCATTTTCACCCAGCCGTCAGCCAGCGGGGGTCACCAGGGGCCACACAGAAACCTGCACCTCTGTGCCTTTGAGATTGGCCTATATGCTCTTGGCCTACACAACTTTGTCTCACCCAACTGGCTGTCCAGAACCTACTCCTCCCATGTGTCGTGGATCACCG GTCAAGCCATGGAGATCGGTAGTGCTGCCCTAAACATTTTAGTAGAGTGTTGGGACGGTCACCTCACCCCCCCTGAGGTAGCATCGCTGGCAGACAGAGCATCACGGGCCAGGGACCCTAACATGGTTCGGGCAGCAGCAGAGTTGGCCCTGAGCTGCCTGCCTCATGCTCATGCCCTTAATCCTAACGAAATCCAGCGGGCCTTGGTGCAGTGCAAAGAGCAG GATAACGTGATGCTGGAGAAGGCCTGCATGGCAGTAGAGGAGGCAGCTAAGGGTGGGGGTGTGTACCCTGAAGTGCTTTTTGAAGTGGCCCACCAGTGGTATTGGCTGTATGAGCAGTCAGTTGGTGGGGCCTTAGGTCAGCAGCGGGAGACCTCTGGCCGGTGTGGGGCGAATGGTGGTTCAGGCAGGAGGCCCCCAGAGTCCAGCTGTGGTGTCCTTGATACCGGAGTCACCACAGAATCTTCAGGGATGGCAGCTGTCACAGCCTCAGTCACTGCAACAGCTGTTGTGCCTGTCATCTCTGTAGGCTCCACCCTTTACCAGTCTCACGCCATACCCGGACAGGCTATTGCTCACCCTCACAGCCAGGGTCTCCACCCCTACACAACTATCCAGGCCCATCTTCCCACTGTTTGCACCCCACAGTACCTTGGACACCCTCTTCAACACGTCCCCCGACCAACCGTCTTCCCTGTATCTGGAGCTGCATATCCACAG GCAATGCACCCTGCATTTATTGGTGCCCAGTACCCGTTCACAGTGGGCACCGGTCCCCAGCCACCTATGGCAGCCACAGCTGTTACCTTCCCCGGTGTGCCTGTACCATCCATGAGTCAGATTGCCGTCCATCCATACCACACTGAAACTGGCCTGCCTCTCAGTACTACTGTTACGGGTCAGGACCACACTTCtatcacacatactgtacacttCCTATACATGGTGCTAATCAGTGTAATGTATGTCACAGTAGGCAGTAGTCACTCTGGACCCACCATCCAAGCCATCCAGGGAGCATCTCTGCCCTCACTGTCCTCCCAGCCCCCCTCATTGGTCAGTACTCCTTTCTCAGCAGAGGATGAGCAACACAGCCAGCCGATCAGCCAGCAGGGTCTGCACTACCTGCATTCTGCTTACAGAGTTG GCATGCTAGCATTGGAGATGCTGGGCAGGAGGGCTCACAATGACCATCCCAACAACTTTTCCAGGAGCCCACCTTACACTGAGGATGTCAAATGGCTGCTGGGACTGGCCGCAAGGCTAG